The genomic interval AAAAGAAAGAAAAGGGAAAGAAAACAGAGGAGCAAGAGGTGTGATATACTAAAAATATCCATCTCCATAACCTTAAATTATTTTATGAATCATCTATCAAAAAATTTTAGACTTTATTGACTAAACACTTTAGTAGTTGTGAGAACAATTAGAAAATCTTTTATAATCTTTTACAGTCAAAAGGGGAGGTATAAGTATGTATAAGATGGTTCTTGTGAGACATGGTGAGAGTGTTTGGAATAAGGAGAATAGATTTACTGGTTGGACTGATGTTGATCTTTCCGAGAGAGGTGTTGAGGAAGCGAAGAAAGCTGGTAAGGTTTTGAAAGAGAATGGATTTACCTTTGACATTGCTTTCACTTCGGTTTTGAAGCGTGCTATTAATACTCTTCATATTATTCTTTCTGAGATGGATTTGTTATGGATACCAGAATACAAGAGTTGGAGACTTAATGAAAGGCATTACGGTGCTTTGCAGGGACTGAATAAGTCTGAAATGGCAGATAAGTATGGTGAAGAACAAGTGAAGATTTGGAGAAGGAGTTATGATGTTCCACCTCCTGCTCTTGAGAAAAGCGATCCGAGATATCCTGGTAATGATCCAAGATATAAACATCTCAAACCAGAAGAGATACCTCTTACTGAAAGCCTAAAGGATACAGTAGCAAGAGTAATTCCTTACTGGGAGGAGGTTATAGCACCTACTATAAAAGAAGGTAAGAAAATAATAATATCGGCACATGGAAACAGTTTAAGAGCATTAGTTAAGTATCTTGATAATATTTCTGATACAGAGATTGTGGAACTTAATATACCAACCGGTATACCTTTAGTATATGAACTTGATCAAAACCTAAAACCTATTAATAAGTATTACATTGGAGACCCAGAAGAAGTAAAAAGAGCGATGGAGGCAGTCGCAGCACAAGGAAAGTCAAAAAAGTAGTATGTTTTATTACGATATAAATCTGTATAATGCAAGTAAAAAGTTATTTGAGGAAACCCTATTTGAGGATACTAATAACAACGATATAATATCCAGTATAATTCCAAATAGAAAGGAACAAGCACATATTGTTGCTAATGATAAAGGAGTGTTTGTTGGTGAGATATTCTCGGTAGTTTTGGAGAAGGATTTTGGAATAAAAAGTTGCTCTCTGAAGGATGGAGAAGATTTCAATAAAGGAACAAAAATCTTTTCGTTTGAAGGTAGCGCAAAGATGCTACTATCCGTTGAAAGGTCTATTCTAAATATACTTACCATACTCATATCCATAGCAACTACCACAAGAGAGTTTGTAAAAGCTACTGAAGGGAAGTTTGGTGTTTTGGATACAAGGAAGACTATACCAGGTTTGAGGTTTTTCCAGAAGTATGCTGTTAGGGTTGGTGGTGGTGTAAACCATAGATTTGGACTCTACGATATGATCATGATAAAAGATAATCATATAGCAGTTTTCAAAGGAGATATAAAGAAGATTGTAAGTCTTGCAAGAAAATACTCGCCTATGCATAAGATTGAAGTTGAATGTGAAAATATGGAACAAGTGAAACAGTCAGTTGAAGCAAATGTTGATGTGATTATGCTTGATAATATGACCTCCGAGCAGATAAAGTCAGCGTCAGAATACATAAAGTCTCGGAACCCTAACATAATAGTAGAAGCTTCAGGTAATATTGATATTGAGAAAATTAGAGATCTTGTCAAAATGAATGCACCTATTGATTTTGTATCAACCAGTAGAATTACTATGAATTACGAAGTAGTTGATCTATCGTTCTATGTAGAGTAGAATATTATTGCCCAGGTTGAAGAACTTTGATTGTATGGTTATCATTTTTGTTCCATCCTATTGAGTATGTTGTCAGGAGTTGATAATTCAAGTGTCCTGAATAGTACTCTAGTTCTTGAAAAACTTCTAAAAATTTACTTCTGTCTAAAACATTCTTATGGTAAATAGATAAGTTAATCTTGAGTTAATTAAAATATCCTTCGTTATGCTAACGAGATTGATAACTATTCTAGGATTGCTAGTTATGGTCTCTACAGATTCCTATACGATTGATGAGATTTCTCAGATATCTAATCTTGTTATAAACTTCAAACATTATGAAGCGATAGATCATCTTGAGAAGTTGATCTCAAAGCATCCAAACAATATTGTATATTATTCGTTCTTGATCCATCTATGTCTAGATATTGGTGAGAATGAGTTAGCGGAAAAGTATATCAAAAGAGCACTGAACTACGAAAAGAATGATATCAACATAAACTCATACTATATGGAGGTTGAAAGGTTGAAGGGTAATATACAGAAGAGTATGGAGATATCTGATAGTATAATGAAGAGACCTGAGGCTAGGACTAACTTGATATTCGTGATAATGCGTTC from Spirochaetota bacterium carries:
- the gpmA gene encoding 2,3-diphosphoglycerate-dependent phosphoglycerate mutase, giving the protein MYKMVLVRHGESVWNKENRFTGWTDVDLSERGVEEAKKAGKVLKENGFTFDIAFTSVLKRAINTLHIILSEMDLLWIPEYKSWRLNERHYGALQGLNKSEMADKYGEEQVKIWRRSYDVPPPALEKSDPRYPGNDPRYKHLKPEEIPLTESLKDTVARVIPYWEEVIAPTIKEGKKIIISAHGNSLRALVKYLDNISDTEIVELNIPTGIPLVYELDQNLKPINKYYIGDPEEVKRAMEAVAAQGKSKK
- the nadC gene encoding carboxylating nicotinate-nucleotide diphosphorylase, coding for MFYYDINLYNASKKLFEETLFEDTNNNDIISSIIPNRKEQAHIVANDKGVFVGEIFSVVLEKDFGIKSCSLKDGEDFNKGTKIFSFEGSAKMLLSVERSILNILTILISIATTTREFVKATEGKFGVLDTRKTIPGLRFFQKYAVRVGGGVNHRFGLYDMIMIKDNHIAVFKGDIKKIVSLARKYSPMHKIEVECENMEQVKQSVEANVDVIMLDNMTSEQIKSASEYIKSRNPNIIVEASGNIDIEKIRDLVKMNAPIDFVSTSRITMNYEVVDLSFYVE